The segment CGGTCGCTCTTGCTCCGCGAGGCCGCTGCCGATTTCGCCTGCTTCGATAGCGCCGCCGCGGAGGCGGTCTTTCGCGGCTCGCGCTGAAGAGCTTTGGTAACCGCACGGGCACGCTTCGGTGAGGCGCTCTTGCCGGCCGCCTTCTGGCCCTTCTCCACATCGCGCTCGGCGTGCTCACGAGTGTCTTCCGAGGCTTCACCTGCTTGCGGAGCCGGCAATTTCACTCCCGCGCGCCGCGCTTTCGAAAGGCCGATCGCAATGGCCTGCTTCGCGGATCGCGCGCCGTGTTTGCCTTCGCGCACATGATGGATTTCCTCGCGTACGAATTCGCCGGCCTGCGTTGACGGGGACTTGCCGCTGGCCTTGT is part of the Candidatus Binatia bacterium genome and harbors:
- a CDS encoding DUF6496 domain-containing protein, whose translation is MPEKKTIERARKDKASGKSPSTQAGEFVREEIHHVREGKHGARSAKQAIAIGLSKARRAGVKLPAPQAGEASEDTREHAERDVEKGQKAAGKSASPKRARAVTKALQREPRKTASAAALSKQAKSAAASRSKSDRSAAARKAARTRKKSKG